Proteins from one Prevotella sp. E2-28 genomic window:
- a CDS encoding DUF3667 domain-containing protein has product MNLKEKYREFKEWQLRPYQVAPLSQEKHTCATCGTSYQGNYCPRCGQSSRIGRYSLKTAFLLFLDVWGLGNRGMFRSIRDLLLRPGYMIRDYLGGMQMAYFPPFKMFFLLATLSILVNSGLNIRGENQLEQAVQTYERSFDMNIQIIPAEENAAVESGEGKADVELQDRINGSARAFFRFLIDHQTIIELVWLLVLSLPLYVLFRKCPAIPDLFYTEFFVAMVYITNLMNIVSTIFSFFCVDLVIIGLLPPLLSIIALKQLSGYSYLRTIFGLVASFAIISIVVMIIMVLFGVVVGVMMAV; this is encoded by the coding sequence ATGAATCTGAAAGAGAAATACCGTGAGTTTAAAGAGTGGCAGTTGCGACCTTATCAGGTGGCACCACTCTCACAGGAAAAACATACCTGTGCTACCTGCGGCACCAGTTATCAAGGTAATTATTGTCCACGATGCGGACAGTCGTCACGTATCGGTCGCTATTCGTTGAAGACGGCTTTCCTGTTGTTTCTCGATGTCTGGGGACTGGGTAATCGTGGTATGTTTCGTAGTATCCGTGACTTGTTGTTGCGTCCAGGCTATATGATTCGTGATTATCTAGGTGGAATGCAGATGGCTTACTTCCCGCCATTTAAGATGTTCTTCCTCTTGGCTACATTGTCAATCTTGGTTAATAGTGGTCTTAATATAAGGGGTGAAAATCAGTTGGAGCAGGCTGTGCAGACGTACGAGCGGAGTTTCGATATGAATATACAGATCATTCCTGCTGAAGAGAATGCTGCTGTGGAGTCAGGTGAAGGTAAAGCAGATGTAGAACTTCAGGATAGGATTAATGGTAGTGCCCGTGCTTTTTTCAGATTCCTTATCGACCATCAGACAATTATTGAACTAGTTTGGCTGTTGGTGCTCTCCTTGCCTCTTTATGTGCTTTTTAGAAAATGTCCGGCTATCCCAGACCTCTTTTATACAGAGTTCTTTGTGGCGATGGTTTATATTACCAATTTGATGAATATCGTATCGACGATATTTAGTTTCTTTTGTGTGGATTTGGTCATTATAGGTCTCCTTCCTCCGTTGTTGAGTATCATTGCACTCAAGCAGTTAAGCGGTTATTCGTATCTTCGTACTATTTTTGGCCTCGTCGCTTCATTTGCTATTATCTCAATAGTTGTGATGATTATCATGGTGCTATTTGGCGTCGTGGTAGGCGTGATGATGGCCGTATAG
- a CDS encoding DUF6242 domain-containing protein: protein MKRLFEPLCVMLGAMLTLTSCLGNDDSDTTVYSDTAITAITLGTLNRYTHTTSTDTGNDTIIKSTLTGSAYDMVIDQYGYRIYNKDLFPSGTDLAHVTISSISTVNNGIVTIKSLTSDSVRVISTSDSLDFTSPRVFRVYSSDLEKYRDYTVSLTIDENSGLTFGWQKQDIRSDLQGWTAKHLVAFSDSVQLVDENIVTNDSCAFRLNGTNIEYSEDLVEWTVKGSASLRQLLGMGTKGLFAMNSDGNIVMSEDNGASWQNEQLDEAASLLPFTDMAMTVWDYAPLDSTDYLLLVGNDQQNNVRVWRKIYQYGGPTKGGKWVYMPVDLNNPYVLPLQQNLSLVYYNNVVLALGSNKVVYQSADHGITWKESSKYALPSGLQGTIVSMAADSQNRLWLLTDAGELWIGKKY from the coding sequence ATGAAAAGACTTTTTGAGCCGTTGTGCGTAATGCTCGGAGCAATGCTGACGCTGACTTCGTGCCTTGGCAACGACGATAGTGACACTACGGTATATAGTGATACTGCTATTACGGCCATCACACTTGGTACGTTGAACAGGTATACACATACTACTTCTACAGATACTGGTAACGACACTATTATTAAGTCGACATTGACAGGATCGGCTTATGATATGGTTATTGATCAGTATGGTTATCGTATCTACAATAAGGATTTGTTTCCTTCTGGTACGGATTTGGCGCATGTTACCATCAGTAGTATCTCTACTGTGAATAATGGTATTGTGACAATTAAATCACTTACCAGTGACAGTGTTCGCGTGATTAGTACTAGTGATTCCCTTGATTTTACTTCTCCTCGTGTGTTCCGCGTATATTCATCGGATTTGGAAAAATATCGTGATTATACCGTTTCACTGACTATAGATGAGAATTCAGGTTTGACCTTTGGATGGCAGAAACAAGACATTCGCTCAGACCTGCAGGGTTGGACGGCTAAACATCTTGTGGCTTTTAGTGACAGTGTTCAGTTAGTAGATGAGAACATTGTTACGAATGATAGTTGCGCCTTCAGGTTGAACGGCACAAATATCGAATATTCGGAAGACTTAGTTGAGTGGACTGTAAAGGGCTCTGCTAGTCTGAGGCAGCTGCTCGGAATGGGCACCAAAGGACTGTTTGCTATGAATAGCGATGGAAATATCGTTATGTCGGAAGATAATGGTGCCTCTTGGCAGAACGAACAGCTTGATGAGGCTGCATCGTTATTACCATTTACAGATATGGCAATGACAGTATGGGATTATGCACCTCTGGATTCAACTGATTATCTGCTGCTGGTAGGTAATGACCAGCAGAACAACGTTCGTGTATGGCGAAAGATTTATCAGTATGGCGGTCCTACTAAGGGTGGAAAATGGGTGTATATGCCTGTTGATTTGAATAATCCTTATGTGTTACCTTTGCAGCAGAACCTGTCGCTAGTATATTATAATAATGTGGTATTGGCGCTGGGTAGTAACAAGGTCGTGTATCAGTCAGCAGACCACGGTATCACCTGGAAAGAATCTTCAAAATATGCATTGCCTTCTGGACTTCAAGGGACGATAGTCAGTATGGCGGCTGATAGCCAGAACCGCTTGTGGCTGCTTACTGATGCTGGTGAGCTTTGGATAGGTAAGAAGTATTAG
- a CDS encoding DUF6089 family protein, with protein MSEIHHKDCLLWVEVLMVLLASQFTLLTPLSAQDEPEYKMEVGAGVGLMNYLGDYNGNILKQMQPMGGLVAKYKMNPRMAWAATLNYGQLKGELENSDTWYPSTTNAPADFSTKLVDFNVKFEYNFWPFGTGREYHGAQPLTPFISLGSGLAFANGDKSVVAFQVPIGFGVKCKLKDRLNLTAEWLMHISGSDRLDGVRDPYGIKSSDLFKNTDCYTTLQLSLTYEFMEKCKTCHNDRE; from the coding sequence ATGAGTGAGATACATCATAAAGATTGTTTGTTGTGGGTGGAAGTACTAATGGTACTTCTTGCTTCTCAATTTACACTTCTCACTCCTCTCTCTGCTCAAGATGAGCCAGAATATAAGATGGAAGTAGGAGCCGGTGTCGGCTTAATGAACTATCTGGGTGACTATAATGGCAATATTCTGAAGCAGATGCAGCCCATGGGAGGGCTGGTGGCTAAATATAAAATGAACCCCCGTATGGCGTGGGCGGCTACACTTAATTACGGACAACTTAAAGGAGAGTTAGAAAATAGCGATACATGGTATCCTAGTACCACAAATGCGCCTGCTGATTTCTCGACGAAGCTGGTGGACTTTAATGTGAAGTTCGAATACAATTTCTGGCCTTTTGGTACAGGACGTGAGTATCATGGCGCACAGCCGTTGACGCCTTTTATTAGTCTCGGTAGTGGACTTGCTTTTGCGAATGGGGACAAATCGGTGGTGGCTTTCCAAGTGCCTATCGGCTTTGGCGTGAAGTGTAAGTTGAAAGATCGCTTGAACCTGACAGCAGAATGGTTAATGCATATTTCAGGTAGTGACCGCTTGGATGGTGTTCGTGACCCTTACGGTATCAAAAGTAGTGACTTGTTTAAAAACACTGACTGCTACACCACGCTGCAACTCTCGCTGACTTATGAGTTTATGGAGAAGTGTAAGACTTGCCATAACGACAGGGAGTGA